In the genome of Passer domesticus isolate bPasDom1 chromosome 2, bPasDom1.hap1, whole genome shotgun sequence, the window AATTTAAGAAATGACTGCCTAGGATAGCACTGAGAGAGGTTTCTGCATGTATTTGCTTCCTGTCTTTTGTGGTGGTTTCAGACTCTCAGCCTCTTGCCAGGACAGATTTGTCCTCAAGGATGCAGCTCACATGTATTCCTGATAAGAATACTTGATTTGCACATGGAAAGCTCTTTCAAACATTAACCTTACGTGTATGAAtagtttatttttctcattctgaAGAGCTGGCAAATTTGCATTGAGAAAAATGCAAAAGTGAGCAGAAAACACTTCTGTTGATAACCCCCAAAGAGGACCAATGCATTAATTCTTTAGGAAATAGGTAACCCTTTACTTCAAGGAATAGCCTGGCTCTTtcatgctggctgtgccaggggctctccTATAGCAGGCAGAATCCCTGCTCATACTATGTTCCAAGAAGAATTATTGGAAAAAGTCCAGTCTTTCCTccaaaaaatttgttttgtttagacCCAGGATAATGGCAAACTGTCCCACCTGGACCCCAGTTTGTGATCCAATCTGTGTTGCAGAAAGCCAGACTCTCCCTGTGTAGACAACCAGCTGCAGttctccagggctgctgtgttGTCCCCTTCCAGTGGCTTTGATGGAGCCACCTGTCCCTTCCTGACCCACTCACAGGGGGCAGCTGTGACCCCATCCTGGCTGGCTTACTTAATTAAGTGTTATTAAAAGAAGGATATGTATATCGACTTGTATCTATCTACCTGCCTATTTCTCTATCTGAAGTAAACAGAGCTTCAAAGTCCTATAAGAGAGATAACTGTCTAATATTAATTTGTTGGCATTTACATGCAATAGAGCAACCCTGATTCagacaaaatgaaaacagatgGTTCTATCCTATGAAGACatgctgagagagttggggttgttcactatggaaaagagaaggctccagggacactACGTTAGAGGCCTTTCAGTACTTAAAGGAGGCTTATAAAAAAGCAGGAGAATGACTTTTTCAATGGTCAGATAGTGACAAGACAAGGATAAATGGTTTTAAATTGAAAGAGGAGAGACTTATATTAGGTgttaggaggaaattctttactgtgagggtggtgagacactggagcaggttgtcCAGTGAAGTTGTTgatgccccatcccaggaattGTTCAAGGCAGAGTTGGAtagagctctgagcaacctggtctagtggaaggtgttcctgcccatggcagaggggttggaatgagatgatctttaagatctcttccagcccaaaccattctatgatgattcattctatgattctatgataggTAATGTAGAGCAACGTAGGAAAGCTCCAGAACAACTgacttcttttctcttcttccctgtAATGGATTGCTCAAAAATACCTGTCAATATCTCTTCTTTCTTCAGAGGTCTTTCAGGAAACCCAATTGCAATTTTTGCTTGTTTAGCAGGAAGGAATAAAAAGGCTTCTTCATGCTCTGCATCACAGGCACAGCATCTGCTGGTTCTCCTAGTCGTCTCTTTGTGGAAGAGAGCAAGATTAGTCTGCTCAATATAATCTTGTATTCTCTGGATTTTGAAGGCTTCTTTAGAAGCCACATATTCCTCTTCCAGCCTTTTCAAATTTTCCACTGTGAGAGCAGAACTGGGATATGATGACCAAATCCGaagggaaaatgtttttggTTGGAAGTGGTTACTGCAAAACCCTGACAGCTTGTGTCCATGAAACATATCTGCAATGCATTAAGGAGATGAGAATCTTTAGCAACAGGCAAAGTCAATTCATCATTCTTGcaacaaagaaagaaaggagaaatcCCATTAGTCATTTACTCCTGATGGGCATATTGATTGATGTAGTTAAAATGTTCACACTAAGATAACCTTATTAGATTGAAAATCACTTTCTTTTCAAGAGGATCTACTAGGCACCAATTCAACAAAGCACTTAAACAAATACCTGATATTGAGGGCATGCTCAGGTCCTATTGGTGGGATTTTCTTAAATTGTTCCCACCTAACACTTAAGGCCAAAACTTAAGATAGCTACAAAGGATGACATAATGCCTCTCTGTGTTTCAGATATGCCCAAAGTTGAGCAACCAAATATCTCATATCATAACACACTACCCTCTTCCCCACTAAGGCTATACTAAAGATTGCATCAGTGATTTCATTATTAACCTAGTTTGCTTTGGCTGTAAAATGTTGTACAGCTGAAACTTACTGTGTGCAGGCTGGAAGAGAGTGCACTTTATATTCATTACTAGTACTCAGACAAATTATTTTGGGCAGTTTTTGCTACACGctgatggagaaaaaaataaaaatgtacagTGGAATCTATTGAATCTGTTTAATTGGACCTGCTGGTGGCCATCCAACCATGCCAATTAAAtaaagacaaacaaaagcagCTCTCAGAGGACCTGCAGTGAATAAACCCAGGGTAAATACTGCATGGTTTTTCTTATTGCATTATTCTGTATAGTTGTGTGTCTGAAACATAAACTAGCCATAAAAAGCAACTCACCCTCGTGCTTGCAATATCTGCTTAATTGTGTCTGCATCTTCCGTCCTCCCACTCAATCTGTTTAATGTCAAAAGATAAATGAGGGAAAAATAATAAGGTTATTTTGGCAGAACTAGTGCTTTGCAACCTCCTCTTTCCTGGTCTGCCCCTCCTTGTCAATTCCCATCAGGCATGAtgctcctctgctctgtctGACTGCAGACTGAGGTGGTGTTTCCAGGCGTTTCATCAGTGCAGAAGACCCAAAACCTCCCATTGCCCTCGGCAGAGGGGCCTCTGCCAGAACGGTGGCAGCCCACAGACACACTCACACTCAGGCACTGCAGGTGCCCTGGGGATGCCTCAGTGGGCTCGGCCTCCCCAGTGGAATAATTTTTGAGAAGGGAGTAGGTAAGGGCCGAGCAGGACCAGCAGAGCACTGTCCAAGGTGACGATGATGCCCAGGCAAGgtcccagccagggctgtttCTGGGGTGCTCTGGTGATGGTCCTCTGTTACCATTTCTTGCATTCTGAAGCCTCTAAATCTTAGACACGACGTTTAGCATGTTTGAATCCACAGGGCTAAACTGGTTTACTTGTGTAATACAAGTGCCTGACACAATGAGCTCAAGTGCTACAGAGAAACACATGTACGGGGTATCAGTATTTCCACCTTTGTCAATCAAACTTGTACAATATCTCATTAAAAGAAATCATTGAGTTGGTTGTTCTGGCAAAAGCCATATTCCCGAACTATGTGTTGAATCCACATTAAGGATGATCTTTAATTCTCCTCTGATCCTGCTCTTgggttaattttcttttcagttttctggAACTTTCCTTCTGATCCAGGTAATGGTGAAAACGGATTGCAAATGACCAGGAAAGACCCTCAAAGATTAGCTGACAACACCTGATTGTGAAGAACCTGTCTTTACACTGCATCTTTCATTGCTGGGATACAAAGCATTTTATTATCATGTATCTAATTATGTTGCTTAATTGCTTAATCTCCTTAGGGAGCTAGTTTTGGAAAAATCTGTCATTTCTGCCTTTCATGAACAATTCTGCCATTTCATTCTTGTAACAGACTTTTAAGATCCCTTTGCTTCTTAATCATACTTTAAGACATCTCTATGTCGTTAGCTCTGATGATCTTTGTACTGCTGTCATTCTGCTTTCCCTGTTGAGTTTTTGTGGTCACAGGGCTGTAGaaccagcagggctggaagatgccTCTGGAGGCCACCAGGGTCCAGGACTCTCCACAAGGCAAGTCTACTAGATCAGAGTCTTTGGGGTTTTGTCTAGGCAAATTTTAAGTATTTCCAAAAGCTAAGATTCTAAAACCTTTCCAACTCTAGTATTTAACCACCCTTATGCTGAAAATACTTTTGCTAATATTTAATTGGAATTTCCCATACTCCAGTATGCATCTGTTGTCCCTTATCCCACCAAAGTGCAGCTCTGAGAAGTCTGTTTTGTCCTCACCCTCTCATTTAGCAGCTTCAGGCAGCAATGAGAGGTACTTGAGTATTTTCTCCTCCAAGCTGAACAGACCCATTTCTCTCAACCTCCTGTTGTGCACATAAGTTCCAGCCTCTGCATGTCTTGGTGACATTTTTCTCCAGTACGTTGTCTCTCACACTGGGGAGCCCCAGACAAGACACAGGAttccagatgtgcctcaccaCTGCCAAGCAGAGGTTAATAATTGTGTTTCACCACCTTGTGCTTGGAAATCACATTTAGCCCAGCTGTTTTGGTCTTCCCTCAGCCCAGGACCACCTGCGTCCCTGCTGCAATGCCCTGTAGTTGCCATTTGCCTGGGATTGCAGTGCATGGATCTGGGCAAGCTCAGAGTCTGCTCTGCGGCAAGCTGGTGCCACTTTCACAATGCCTGTGTGGCAAGGGCTGTCCTGGCCTTGTGTCTGTGCACAGTGTCTCACCCACGTGTGTCCCTGCACACCGCCATCGCTTAACGCTCACTGCTCTCCTTGAACTCTTCCTCTTCATGAATGTCTTCAAGGATGTTTTATAATGTATCATTAGtaaggcttttaaaatattttctcttgcaACTTTGAAAATGGggaattgaaataaataaaaacacaacTGAGCTGAGCATTTCTCAAAGCGAGTGGAAGAGCACAAGCCATGAACCTGAGGGTTTAGCTCCCTGCCTGGCCctatgcagcagcagcagcagtgcccaagGGCAGGATCTCATCCTTCATATACAGCTTGTCTACATTGCCttgccacccttcctatcctgactttctccaaaacaaaaaagaaaaatcacctcATACAAGAAGTGTGGAGAACTACTCTTCCAGTGGTGGAAAACGGTTTTGAATGGATTATCCTGTTCTCTCTGCATCACTCCAGACAAAAACATATCCTTTACCCGATGGGATTCATAGATCAGGAGGGTAAAGCCCTCAGGACAGACAGTTTCTGTCCCTGTTCTTGTACTGTACCTGCCAGACTGAGGTTTCACACCCATCAGGATGGTCCCACCAAATAATCTGAATTACAGCAGCTTTTAGAATACCCTCTCTTGGCACTTGGCACATCAAAACTGCACAACTCCCAGATCAGCAGCTTCCACACAGTTTGAAGGAATGCAGCACTTGAGTGTTCATGTTGAACTTTTCAAAGAAACTGAAGAGGATAAAATTAAGTATTTTATTGAATTCTAAATAtggagtggggtttttttgtttgcatgcTTCTTTTCATCAGAAGAaatgttagaaacaaaaaacccatggCAAATTAGAGGGATGGAATGCCACATTCTGAAAGTGCCAAAATTAAATATTCCTGCTTTGGAAGTTTGCCTCACCCTATCCATCATGAGCCATTCTGGCATTTTGATATCAAACTGTCACATTTTTCACTTGACCTGATGCATATTTTTGTTACAaagtctaattttttttttgcaaaatgcAAATAGAACATTTTGCTAATCTAGGCCAGACAGGATTGGCACACAAAGAAGAAGCTCTTGGTTTTGTAAGCTCATAGTTCATGGGGACTGGCATTAAACAGAAGAATCAGTTACATCTAAAAGGCAGGCTTAAAAATCTCATAGATGATGGCAAGCTGCCCACTGCAATGTCACAGGAAATTGTCACTAAGTTTTCACAAACACATCTGCAGCACTGCAACACATCTCCAAAGCCATATCTGTCCCTGACATCAGAGTTTGTCATAAAAAGCAAGAGAATTCAAAGCAACATTTACCGGCTATTTCCTCCGTGAGGCTTCACTTTCTCTATAGCTCTTCTGTTCTCATAATAATATAGTGAAATCTAGTCAGATTATTTGAAtcttagagaaacaaaacacagctgAAGTAGCTGGAAGGCGAAGGGCTCGGGAGGCAATTTCCTCTGATTCATCAGGAGACAAAGGCAGAGCGATGGCTGTGTTTGTGTTAATAACCGTGGAATTGCCTCTCTGGCGCCGCTACCCTGATATTTCTTTAGCTCTTGTTGTCATGCCTCATCTCACAGCCCACCACTCCTGTGCTCtcagacacagccaggctggataTGTCCAGGGGAGGCCAGAGCAGCGCCTCCTGCCATCTCCATCCTGTGGCACTTCCCTGAGCAAAGTGAGGCTGGCAAACCAAGCTTCCCAGCCACACATGGGTATTCCCACCACAACCACCAGCCTCACCACCAAAGCCTTGTTTTCCTTATTCTGAGCTCTCCCATCATCCCTCATTAAGAATCAGAGTTGACTCTTTCTGTGACCACATTCCTTGGGTTGGGATCCCCCACTGCGGGGAAGGATGGTCAGGAAAATATTGTCAAGCTCTTTCACTGACAGCACCTAGTGGGACCCAGTatcccaggcagctctgcagggtgctGCAAAAGAGACAACACCTTCCCTGCAGGATCATCTCAGGGCAAATGGTTTTATTTGCACATCCATAACTCCCCAGGCAGAGGCAGAAGACAGAGAGTGCGATGCCATCAAATGAGAATTAAACTCTATGCCATACTGCAAAATATCAACTAGATTAATTCCTACTGTAAGACCCCTGCACATATCCCAAAAGGTAGGAGTGCTGTGCACACAAGACTAAAGAGACATGCAGTGGAGTTTCTGCACCACAGCAGGTCTGGAGAGAATACTGTGTAAATCAGAGTTTAGTCAGTCTCTGCTTTCCATCACAATCTTCAAGACATTTGTGCTGGTAGAGGGAATCTTTCCCTCTAAGCAATGCCTGCTTGATCCTGTGGGATTTGTAATCTCCTAGTTTATAGCCCACTGCAATGAAAGGCATCTGACAGTGCCTTGACTTTGTTTAGATGTGCCATTCTGGCAGGACTTTCCAGTGCAAGAGCTGATGTCAGGAGTTGTCAGGGACTGGGGTCTCCTGTAAAGCATCCCTGCAGTCTCCCCATTTTGTTGGGGCAGAGGCACCACAGGTG includes:
- the LOC135294007 gene encoding uncharacterized protein LOC135294007 isoform X1, which encodes MQTQLSRYCKHEDMFHGHKLSGFCSNHFQPKTFSLRIWSSYPSSALTVENLKRLEEEYVASKEAFKIQRIQDYIEQTNLALFHKETTRRTSRCCACDAEHEEAFLFLPAKQAKIAIGFPERPLKKEEILTAPATYSPSAQPRGTVPKESRLLFQLRKKNRFDFPATVNQHNTTLPTTDAAAATRIYTIWRQGSLLPSAPRKRRDTCNLPCREKARKGN